From Patescibacteria group bacterium, a single genomic window includes:
- a CDS encoding glycosyl transferase has translation MQTSISAVVLTKNSENTLSTCLDSLQWCKEIIIIDDNSSDKTIEIAKKYNTKIFIHPLNKNFSEQRNFGLSKASFDWVFFVDSDEVISKELADEIHQQIEQFYPQFQAFAIQRQDFLWGKRLRFGDTQEKYFIRLGRKEKGKWSGKVHEVWNIMGKIGRLKNPIYHYPHPNISEFLSDINYYSSLRAEELYEKKIKSSSIDIVFFPLIKLIYLLVIRQGVRDGVAGIVHALMMSFYSFLVRGKLYLLWKNQRQSLNWEVS, from the coding sequence ATGCAAACAAGTATATCAGCGGTAGTTCTCACAAAAAACAGTGAAAATACTTTATCTACATGTCTGGATTCACTACAATGGTGCAAAGAAATAATTATTATTGATGATAACTCATCTGATAAGACGATAGAAATTGCAAAAAAGTATAATACAAAAATATTTATTCATCCACTCAATAAGAATTTTTCAGAACAGAGAAATTTTGGATTATCGAAAGCATCATTTGACTGGGTTTTCTTCGTTGACTCTGATGAAGTTATTTCTAAAGAACTAGCAGATGAAATTCATCAGCAGATTGAACAGTTTTATCCCCAGTTTCAAGCTTTTGCTATACAAAGACAAGATTTTTTGTGGGGAAAAAGATTGAGATTTGGTGATACTCAAGAAAAATATTTCATCAGATTAGGAAGAAAAGAAAAAGGTAAATGGAGCGGTAAAGTACATGAGGTATGGAATATAATGGGTAAAATCGGTCGTTTGAAAAATCCAATTTACCATTATCCACATCCAAACATTTCAGAGTTTTTATCAGACATTAATTACTATTCCTCCTTGAGAGCTGAAGAGCTGTATGAAAAAAAAATAAAATCTTCATCTATTGATATTGTTTTTTTTCCACTTATCAAGTTAATCTATCTTCTCGTTATAAGACAAGGAGTAAGAGATGGTGTTGCGGGCATAGTACATGCACTTATGATGAGTTTCTATTCATTTTTAGTCCGAGGAAAGCTCTATCTTTTATGGAAAAATCAACGCCAATCTCTGAACTGGGAAGTCAGTTAA
- a CDS encoding polymerase has product MQKVIFFILSLSLVIYQFGRINISSNISFTILDVVVFIIITSSFFRLINQRRLNEIFLNPIFKPFVVFSFVAFISLIFSPLSLNQEEFFISFLYLLRWLMYNLLLFVLKPANSNDHQYLEFFLVSSGLALVVTGYIQFLWYPDLRNLYYLGWDDHLWRMFGTFLDPNFFGAFLVLIVLLFFDKVFDAISRTKKLSIALWSICLFASMIAVVLTYSRTALIMLSLGTIIYFFLKGMQKYSFLFIFIVASAIIFFSNMTIEGQNLLRTASSKARIESAQHAIQIASTYPLLGVGFNAYRYAQIDFGFRKTSPQIPNHADSGTDNSYLFVLATTGIVGFIGYVFYLYSIMREVWIHKNRKGREVVIASFFAVAVGTLFINLLFYPAIILWLMILLNTTQSK; this is encoded by the coding sequence ATGCAAAAGGTGATTTTTTTTATTTTATCTTTATCATTGGTTATTTATCAATTTGGAAGGATAAATATCTCTTCGAATATTTCATTTACTATATTGGATGTTGTAGTTTTTATTATCATCACTAGCTCTTTTTTCCGATTAATCAATCAAAGAAGATTGAATGAGATTTTTTTGAATCCCATTTTCAAACCTTTTGTTGTTTTTTCTTTTGTTGCCTTTATTTCTCTTATTTTTTCTCCCTTATCACTCAATCAGGAAGAGTTTTTTATTTCATTTTTATACCTTTTGCGCTGGTTGATGTATAACTTACTCCTCTTTGTTCTCAAACCTGCAAATAGCAATGATCACCAATATCTTGAATTTTTTCTTGTATCAAGTGGATTAGCTCTTGTTGTAACTGGGTATATCCAGTTCCTCTGGTACCCGGATCTTAGAAATCTTTATTATCTTGGATGGGATGATCATCTCTGGAGAATGTTTGGAACATTTCTAGATCCGAATTTTTTTGGAGCATTTTTGGTATTAATAGTTCTTCTATTCTTTGATAAAGTTTTTGATGCGATAAGTAGAACAAAGAAGTTAAGTATTGCTCTCTGGAGTATTTGCTTATTTGCCTCAATGATAGCAGTTGTTCTGACATATTCACGAACTGCATTGATTATGTTAAGTTTGGGAACAATAATATATTTTTTCTTAAAGGGTATGCAAAAATATAGTTTTCTTTTTATCTTTATTGTCGCCTCAGCTATCATCTTTTTTTCCAATATGACTATCGAAGGACAGAATTTATTACGTACTGCATCTAGTAAAGCAAGAATTGAGTCTGCTCAACACGCAATTCAAATCGCATCAACATATCCTCTTTTGGGTGTAGGTTTTAATGCTTATCGTTATGCACAGATCGATTTTGGCTTTCGTAAAACTTCTCCTCAGATCCCAAATCATGCCGATTCCGGTACTGATAATAGTTATCTTTTTGTTCTTGCAACGACTGGGATTGTGGGCTTTATTGGTTATGTTTTCTATCTTTACTCAATTATGCGTGAAGTATGGATTCATAAAAATAGGAAGGGTAGAGAAGTGGTAATAGCATCTTTCTTTGCAGTAGCTGTTGGCACGCTGTTTATCAACTTACTTTTTTATCCTGCAATTATCCTATGGCTGATGATTCTTTTGAATACTACTCAGAGTAAGTAA
- a CDS encoding type II secretion system protein F, with protein sequence MKLLYRAVNQQGKIVHGIIEAKDIPDAAAYLRSQNFIPIHIKEQTSKGFLLSLRRKSAKSEIVFFTRQLSSMLTSGLTLMQSLDILRNQIQNPAMQEVVQGIISTIQEGKSFSDSIAKYPKVFSPIYVSLVKAAESAGLLDKVLLRLADNLEKQQKLKSMIKSALLYPIIVIIMMIAVIAVMMIFVIPQLSVLYENLNIELPLATRVVVGLSNFTIKFWPFIVGGSVISMYYLRRWGKTPTGKMLIDGFLLKVPIFGKLIAQSAMVEFTRTFGLLVGTGSLVVESLNQSSDVVGNYHYRKAILEVGRKVEKGVTIGDAMLTDPLFPPIVVEMVKIGEQTGKLDESLLRVSEYFEREVEQTIKTLTTAMEPFIMVLLAIGVGFLIISIITPIYNLISQIQ encoded by the coding sequence ATGAAGCTTCTCTATCGTGCAGTTAATCAACAGGGGAAAATTGTTCATGGGATTATTGAAGCTAAGGATATTCCTGATGCTGCAGCGTATCTTCGAAGTCAGAATTTTATTCCTATACATATTAAAGAACAGACATCAAAAGGATTTTTACTAAGTTTGAGACGAAAGTCTGCCAAGTCTGAAATTGTTTTTTTTACGAGACAGCTTTCTTCCATGCTCACCTCAGGCCTCACTCTGATGCAATCTCTTGATATTTTGCGCAATCAAATACAAAATCCCGCTATGCAGGAAGTTGTTCAAGGGATCATATCTACAATTCAGGAAGGTAAATCATTTTCAGATTCAATTGCTAAGTATCCCAAAGTCTTCTCTCCTATCTATGTGTCTCTTGTAAAAGCTGCTGAGTCAGCCGGTCTTCTCGATAAGGTACTCCTGCGCCTAGCAGATAATCTTGAGAAACAACAAAAATTAAAAAGTATGATTAAATCGGCACTTCTTTATCCAATTATTGTGATTATTATGATGATTGCAGTGATAGCAGTAATGATGATTTTTGTGATACCTCAACTAAGCGTTCTGTATGAAAATCTTAATATTGAGTTACCGCTAGCAACAAGAGTGGTTGTTGGATTATCTAATTTCACCATCAAATTTTGGCCATTTATAGTAGGTGGTAGTGTTATTAGCATGTATTATTTGCGTCGCTGGGGCAAAACCCCAACTGGCAAGATGCTTATTGATGGATTTTTATTAAAAGTGCCTATCTTTGGTAAGCTGATTGCTCAATCTGCTATGGTTGAGTTCACTAGAACATTTGGTCTTTTGGTGGGAACAGGATCTCTGGTTGTTGAATCTCTCAATCAGAGTTCTGATGTTGTTGGTAATTACCATTATCGTAAGGCAATCCTTGAGGTTGGAAGAAAGGTTGAGAAAGGAGTTACAATAGGAGATGCCATGCTTACGGACCCTCTTTTTCCTCCAATTGTTGTTGAGATGGTTAAGATTGGTGAGCAGACAGGTAAACTTGATGAGTCATTGCTGAGAGTTTCAGAGTATTTTGAACGCGAGGTGGAACAAACAATTAAGACACTAACAACTGCTATGGAACCTTTTATAATGGTACTTCTTGCTATAGGAGTAGGTTTTTTGATTATCTCCATCATTACTCCTATTTATAACCTCATTTCGCAAATCCAATAA